In Caulobacter segnis ATCC 21756, the sequence GCTGCGGCGCGGCCCAGTAGATCTCGTACTGCTCGAACATGTGGACCATGTAGACGCCGATCAGGGCGAAGGCGCGCAGCGTGTCGATCAAGAGATTGCGCGCGGGCGCGGCCGTCATGGCGTTGGTCATGGTTTCCCCACCTCGTCCCCCCAAAGGACGTCCCCGGAGCGTCTTGGCGCTCCTTACGAAAGCGCGACCTTGGCCAATCCGACGGCGCTGTCAATCGGTCGTGGCTTCGCGGCCGCTGGCGCGGCGGCGAGGGCGGGCTAAGGTGGCGGGATGAGCGAGTTCGATTTCGACGCCGTCGTGGTGGGGGCCGGGGCCGTGGGCCTGGCCTGCGGCTATGCGCTGGCCCGGCGCGGCCTGATGGTCGTGGTGCTGGAGGCGGAAGGCCACATCGGCCAGGGCGTGTCGTCGCGCAATTCCGAGGTGATCCACGGCGGGCTCTACTATCCGACCGGCTCGCTGAAGGCGCGGCTGTGCGTGCAGGGCCGGCGGCTCCTGTACGCGTTCCTCGACGCGCACGGGATCGCCTACAAGCGCTGCGGCAAGCTGGTGGTGGCGACCAGCCAGGAAGAGATTTCCCGCCTCGACGCCATCTGGGACCAGGCCCTGGCCAACGACGTCGAGGGGATGGAGCGCCTGACCGGCGAGCAGGCCCGGGCGATCGAGCCGGGCCTCAACGCCCACGCGGCGCTGCTGTCGCCGGAGAGCGGCGTCTTCGCCAGCCACGACTACATGCTGGCCCTGCAGGGCGAGATCGAGGCGACCGGCGGGACGGTGGTGCTGTCGACGCCGTTCGAGGGCGCCGAGCCGTTCGCCGGCGGCGGCTTCAAGGTGCGGGCCGGCGGGGCCGACCCGACCAGCCTGACCTGCCGGTATCTGGTCACCGCGCCGGGACTGTCCGCGCAGGACGTCGGGGGCCGGATCGAGGGCTATCCCGCCGACCGCATTCCCAAGGCCCACTACGGCAAGGGAGTCTATTTTCGACTGACCGGCAAGGCGCCGTTCTCGCGGTTGATCTATCCGCCGCCGATTCATGGCGCGCTGGGCACCCACTACCGCAACGACCTGGGCGGCCAGGCGGTGTTCGGGCCGGATCTGGAGTACGTGCCCGCGCCCGACTATTCGGTGGATCCGGCGCGCGCCGAGGCCTTCGCCGCCTATATCCGCAAGTTCTGGCCGGGCCTGCCGGACGGCGCCCTGACGCCCGACTACGCCGGCGTGCGGCCCAAGCTGCACGGTCCGGACGCGCCGCAACCCGACTTCCAGCTGCGCGGGGCCGAGGATCATGGATTCGAAGGCCTGATGACCCTGTTCGGCATCGAGAGCCCCGGCCTGACCAGCTCGCTGGCGATTGGGGAAGAGGTGGCGGCGCGGTTGGGAGCGTAAAATCCTGCTCGAAACAGGATTGCCGAACTTACCGTAGGCGCAAAGAGTCCGCCTTCCTGGGCACAAGGCCCAGGAAGGCGAAGCTTGTTGGCATGCGATCGCGCTCCCCGCTAGGAGGAGGATCGTTGCCTTTTGTCCCGCGTTGACACCATGGCCGGGCGCCACGATGGTCCCGGCCCGCAACGTCGCCCCGGAGCCCCCCTTGAGCAACATCCTGCACGCCATGCTGGGCAAGGGGCTGGGCGGTCTCGAGCAGGTCTTTCTCGACTATCAGCCGATTTTAGAGGCCTGGGCCGCGCGGCATGGCGGCCGTTGCGTGGGCGTGGTGCGCCAGGGCGGCAAGGTCGCCGCCGCGCAAGGCGCGCGGACGCCCCCGTTCGCGACCATGCCGGCCTATACCGACTGGGATCCGCTGACCGTCGGCGCGGCCAGGGCCCTGGTCCGAGACGCGCGGCCCGACCTGATCCTCAGCCATGGCCAGCGTCCGGCGCGGGTCTTCGCCAAGGTCGCGCCCGCCGGGGCGGTGCAGGCGATCTGCGTGCACAAGCCGGTCTTCGACATCCGTCCGGGCGTCCACTATCTGTGCGTCGGCCGGCATCTGGCGCGGCTGGCGATCGAGCGCGGCGCGCCCGCCGACCACGTTCACTTCATCCCCAACGCCGTGACGCCGCCGACCGCGCGCGCCGAGCCTTTCACGCGGGCCGAAGGGCCGGTCCGGATCGTCGCCGCCGGCCGCCTGCACCCCAAGAAGGGCTTCGACGTCCTGATCCGCGCCGTCGGCAAGCTGCGCGCCTGGGACCTGGACGTGGTCTGCGAGATCGCCGGCGAGGGCGACGAGCGCGGGGCGCTGGAGGGCCTGATCCGCGAACTCGACCTTGATCCCTGCGTGAAGCTGGTCGGCTGGCGCCAGGACGTGGCCGATTTCCTGGCCACGGGCGACCTGTTCGCGTTCCCTTCGCACCAGGAGGGCTTCCCGCTGACCCTGCTGGAGGCGATGGCCGTCGGCCTGCCGGTGGTCGCCTCGGAGATCGAGGGACCGATCGAGATGATCAAGGACGGCGTCGATGGCCGCCTGGTCCCGGAAGACGACGCCGACCGCCTGGCCGAGGCGCTGGGCGAGCTGATCGGCGACCGCGACGGCGCGCGCCGGCTGGGCGAGGCGGCCCGGGCGCTGGTGCTCGAACAGTACGGCCCAGACCAGCTGGCGCGACGCTTGGAGGCCGCGCTGGACGGAATGCTTTCGTAGAGCGCGCCGGGTGAAAGTGCGCCGTTTCGCCGTCCTGCGGACTGGAACTCTAAGGCTTGATGCGAAGCGCGCTTGGGCGTATGACCCCCGTCCGTCCTGGCGATGGCTGGGTAGCTCAGATGGTTAGAGCGGTGGATTCATAACCCACAGGTCGGCGGTTCGATCCCGCCCCCCGCCACCAGGACGGACTGATTTTCCTTTAAAATCAAAGCTGATCGGCGTGTCAGGCGCCGACCGCCTTTTTGAGGATTTCGTTGGCTCGGCTCTGCCAGCCGGGACCGCTTTCGCGCAGCTTATCCAGCACGTCCTGATCCAGTCGCAGCGTGACCTGCCGCTTGGGGCGTTCGGACTTGGGACGACCGGGCTTGGTCAGCGTCCCGTTGGCGGGGCGAATGACGCGGTCGCCGATGCTGAATTCGGCGCGTTCGAACATATCGTCGGTCCATTCGGGGGCGTCATCCGGATCGGCCCACGAACCGCCTGAATTTCCTTCGTTCCCGGTCAATACACTTTCTCATCGATATGACGCGTCGAGCTGCGCCGCGAGGTGTCCAGATGATGGCGACCAAACGATCGCCGAGATATCCCAAGGTCAAGAAACGTTCTTCGCCGTAGTCCTCTCGGTCATCGAGAACCGTGAACTTCGGGCCATCGAAAACGAGGGTCGCGTCAGCGAAGTCTAGCCCGCGATCCGCAAGGGTCCTTTGCCGCTTCTCTTCGTCGAACTCGATCTTCATGCCGGCTCCATCGCGCCAACACGAATAACCTAGGATTGTTTTTCTGAAAACATCTCCTATGAGGAGAGTCATTTATGTAGTTACGAAAATACCCGAATGCGTGCTAAGGCGCAACGCCGCCCCGCGTCGCCCGTTGTCGCGTCATGGCGCGCGCCCCCAAGGTCTTCACCTGGTCGGACGGTTTCCACCGCTACACGGTGGCGGCGACCTCGCGCGTCAAGGCGCTTGAGGCCTGGGAGACCGACCGCGACCTCTTCAAGGAAGGCGTCGCGCAGGAAGCGCCGGACGCGCCCGACGCCAAGGCGGCCCTGGCCGCGCCGGGCGCGGTGATCCGCCGGGCCGAAGGCGGGCTGAAAGCCGCCGTCGACCGGCTGCCGAAACCCAAGCCGAAGAAGCCCGACGCCTCGGCGGAGGCCGAACGGAAGAAGGCGCTCGCGGACGCTCAGGCCGCGCTCGAAGCCGCCGAGACCGAGCAAAGGGACGCCGAGGCCGACATCGAGGCGCGCCGTCGGGGGCTGGAGGCAGAGGCCAAAGCGCTGGCGCGGTCGTGGACCGCTCGCCACGCCAAGCTCAGAGCGACGGTGGAGCGCTTGCGGCCGCGATAGAGGTCGGCGCGTGACCGCGCAGGCCACGGCGCTCCAGATAGTCCAGCAGCACGGCGGGGTGGTCGGTCTGGACGATGCTGGCGCCCTGGGCGATCAGCCTGCCCCAGGCGCGGTCGGGATCGCGCAGGGCCTGGCGGTCGCCGGACTGGTCGAGCACGCCACGCCAGCCCCTGTTCGCCAGGGTGTTGATCCAGACGCGGATCCGGGCGGCGCGAGCCGCGTCGCGGACGGCGGTGAAGCCCTGACCCTTGAGCGCCACGGTCTCGACCGCGGGAATCTGGCGGGCGCCGGAAGCCTGGCGAAGGGTGATGCCGGCCAGATCGCGGGGCGTCTTGGCCGCCTTGGCCGCGACCATCGGCATGAAGGCCAGGTCCTGATAGGGCGCCTGGTCGGCGATCGGCGGCGCGCCGAACCGGGCCTTGGCCTTGAACAGCACCCAGTCGGCGGCGTCGACGCGACGGGTGATCTCGGCCGCCTCGGCGGCGTGCGAGCCCTTGAGGTCGATATTGACCAGGATGCGGCCACGCGCGGCGGTGAGCACCGCTTCGAGGGTGGGCGGGGCCTCGCCTTCGCCGCCCTTCAGGCGCAGGGCCTGGATTTGCGCCAGGGTCAGCTTGGCGACGTGACCCGAGCCGTTCGTCGTCCGGTCGACCTTGGCGTCGTGCATGACGACCAGCTGGCCGTCGCGCGTGCGGCGCACGTCGATCTCGACCAGGTCGACGCCCAGGGCGATGCAACGCTCCAGCGCGGCCAGGGAGTTTTCCGGGACGGCGTGCTCGAAGCCGTGGCTGGGCGCGGCGCGATGGCAGGCGCGGTGAGCCACCACCAGGACGCCGTCGCCCGGGTCGTAGAGACGCTCGCGCAGCCCGGCGGCGGACGCCGGCCAGGCCGCGGCGCAGAGCGCCAGGACGATCGGGATAGACAGCAGTCGCACGGTCAAGGCCCCCCAGCCTTCAAGCTCCATGACCGACTCACGCGACAGGCGTGCGGCGGTTTGGGCTCACGGATGTGACGGCGCCGGCGCGGCCGGCCCTCATGTGGGCCTCGCGGGATGTGTTGTCCAATTAAGCTTTGTTCAGCGCCGGGGCGCTTCAGGGCTTGCGGAATCCGCGCAGGACGTTGGCCTCGGTGCTGAGCTGGAGCTTGGCGTAGTCGATGCGCGGCGTGTCCGAGAACAGCAGGTAGTAGTACTTCATCTGCTCGGACCACCAGTAGCCGGGGCAGTTGTCGCCCTGGGTCATCGGCTTGGTCGTGATGTCCTTCAGCGCCGTGTAGCCGAAGGCCGCGCGGCTGGTGGCCTTCATCTGCCGATAGTGGATCGCCGCCAGCTGGCGATAGCGCTCGTCGCGATCGATCAGCCAGAGGTTCAGGCAGGCGTCGGGGTATTCCGGGCGCAGGCCGGTGTGCTTGCGGCGCGGCTGGCGGGTGGCGACGTCGATCGACTCCGGGATCACGCCGAACGTCGCCTGCATCTCGGTGAAGGAGGCCAGGTAGTCGTCGCCTTCTTTCTTGTGGCCGACCTGTCCCAGCAGGCCGGCGTAGTAGGCGGCCAGTTCGCTCTGGGCGGTGTTCACCACCGCGCCGGTCTCGTAGTCGACCATCGGGAACCACAGGCGGCCGTCGTAGCGCTTGGCCTGGTGGGCCAGCTGGGCGGCGGTGCATTCCTGCGCCCAGCGCTTGCAGTCCTGGTCGCCGAACAGCTCCCAGGCGTCCCACAGGTACTCGTAGAAGCTGTCGGCATAGACGTCGATGCTGGCCGAACGGCTGGTGTAGGCGCCGGTGCGGGCGTCGATATTGGCGGCCATCAGGCCGATCTTCGAGCGCCGATCCAGGGCGTGCTTCATGGCGCGCTTGGCGATGTCGAAATAGCGCGGCTCGCCGGTCAGCTGGCTCAGCACCCCGAACTCGGTGATGTAGGTGCCGATCTCGGCCAGGTTCGTCTCGGGGTCGCGGACGGCGCCGGTCTTCAGGTTCACATAGCGCCAGGGCAGGCCGTGCGGCGAGGCCTCGAACGCCTTCAGCAGGCGGTCAGCCAAGTCCTTGGCCTTGGCCAGCAGCACGGGGTCGCCGCAGGCCAGGTGCGCCGCGATCAGGCCGCCGACCAGCCGGATGTTGGTCTCGAAGACCTGCGCCTCGCCGTCGACGTCGAAGTCGAGCGAGGTCTTCACCCAGTCGACGCCCGCCTGGAACTCGGCGTCCAGGCCCATGATCCACAGGGTGTCCAGCGCCTCGACCAGCGACAGGCCCAGGTCGTGCCCTTCGATGAAGAACGAGCGCGAGGTCCCGCTGACCGGATTGATCTCGTCCTTGCCCCAAGCCTTGGCGACATAGCCGCGCCAGGCCCACTGGAACTCGGACCGCACGTCGGCGGCCAGGGCCTTCCAGTCCTCGGCAGGCGCGGCGGCGAGGGCGGGGGCGTAAAGGCCCGCCGCGCCCAGCGAGGCGAGAGCGGAGCGGCGCGTGAGTCGGGCGAGGGTCATGCGCCGAGCTTATCGGGCGACGTCGACAGCGGAAAGCGGCCGGCCGGGGTCACGACACCCCGGCCGGTAAAGAGGTCGACGGGTGGGGACGCCGACTAGCTCTTGTGGGGAATGACGCCACCACGGACGACGGACCGCCATGCGGCATGTCAAATGACGTTGAGCCGGCGCCTCAACCCTGGCCCATCATGCCGCCCTCGTGGGCTTCGGGCAGGCGGGCGACCAGGCGGCACTCCAGGCCTTCGCGGCGATAGTCCATCGCCGCTTCGCCCTTCAGCTCGCCGCGCAGGCTGCGCTCGATCAGGCGCGAGCCGAAGCCCTTGCGCGTCGGCGGCGACACCGGCGGACCGCCGGCCTCGCGCCAGGTGACGTCTAGCGCGCGGGTGTCGGGATCGTAGGTCCAGCCCAGCCGCACCCGGCCCGTCGCGCTGGAAAGGGCGCCGTATTTCAGCGCGTTGGTCGCCAGCTCGTGAAAGGTCAGCGCCATGGTCAGGGCGCCGCCGGGTTGCATCCAGACGGGAGGACCCTCGATGCTGACCCGCGCGCCGGCCTCGTCGAACGGCTGCAGGGCGCGCTCGGCCACCTCGCGCAGTTCGGCCCCGTGCCAGCTCTCGCGAGTCAGGATGTCGTGCACCCGCGACAGGCCCAGCAGGCGGGCCTCGAACTTCTCGAAGGCGACCATCGGGTCGGGCTCGTTGCGCAGGGTTTGCGAGGCCATCGACTGGACCGTGGCCAGGGTGTTCTTCACCCGGTGGTTCAGCTCGTTGATCAGGAGGCGCAGCTGGGCCTGGTAGCGGCCTTGGGCGTCGTCGGCCTGTTTGCGGGCGCTGATGTCGGAGATGATCGCCAGGATGTAGGCGGGCTGGCCGTCGACCTTGACCATCGAGGCGGTCAGATGGATCCACAGGTCGCCGCCGGGGACCAGCACGCGCCGCTCGGCCGAGCAGGTCTCGGCCTCGCCCGACAGCAGCTTGGCCGCGCTTTCCAGGGTGGCCTCGACCGAGTCGGGGTGCATCAGGTTCTGCAGCGTCGCGCCGACCAGCACATCGCGGTCCCGGCGCAGCAGGGCGCAGAAGGCGTCATTGGCTTCCAGCACGGCGCCGGTGGGCGTGAGGCGCGCAACGCCCATCGCCGCCTGGTCGAACACCGCGCGATAGCGGGCCTCGGCGGCCTCCAGCTTCAGCCGCGCCTGGATGTTGGCGGTGACGACCTCGGTGTAGAGGACGAGCCCGCCGATCTCGCCCGTGTCGGTGCGCCAGGGGGCCATCGACCAGCGGATCCACTCGGTGCGGCCGTCGCGGTCGACGTAAGGGTCGCCTTCGTGATGCAGCTCGACGCCCTCGGCCAGGACCCGCGCATGCAGGTCGCGCCACTTCTGGGGGACTTCGGGAAAGGCGTCGTAGTGGCGGCGACCGATCAGCGGCATGTCGGCGGGCAGGCGCTGGTCGGTCAGATACTGACGCGAGGCGGCCAGGTAGCGCATCTGGCTGTCGAAGATGGCGATCCCCAGCGGCGCGTGCTTCAGCGCGGTGGTCACGCTGGGAGACGCGGACAGAGGCGGGGCTTCGTCGATCATTCCGGTCATCGTATCGGCGTCGGGGCTCCCTACGACTGACTTTCCCGTGAGGCTTACCGATAACGCGGTTCGCGTCATCCCGTTACCGGAAACACGCGAGTCTGTTTCACGACGCCGTAGGCGAAGCTGGTGTCGATCGAGGCGATGCCCGGAATGGCGTGCAGCTTGCGCCGCATGAAGTCCTCGTAGGCCTCCAGGCTGTCGACGATGACGCGCAGCAGGTAGTCGTCCCCGCCGGCCAGCAGGAAGCAGTCCAGGATCTGGTCGATCCGGGCCACCGCCGCCTCGAATCCCTGGATCAGGTCCTGGCCGTGGCGGTCCAGCCGCACCCGGACGAAGACGGTGATCGGCAGGCCGTAGGCCTTCTGGTCGACGAGGGCGGTGTAGCCCTTGATCACGCCCTCGGCCTCGAGGTTGCGCACCCGGCGCAGGCAGGGCGAGGGCGACAGGTTCACCCGCTCGGCCAGCTCCTGGTTGGTCAGGCGGCCGTCCTTCTGCAACTCGCGGATGATCTGGCGATCCTTGGCGTCCATGGGCGGCCTCTTGAGCAGAATCTGCTAAAATAGAAGCCCATCGTGGCAGACTTCGCAATCTGTCGCGGCGCTTCGAGGATCACAGTAGCTCCAAAAGGGAGCGATCCATGCGCGGCGATCAAGGCGGCTTTTCCACCCGGGCCATCCACGCGGGCTACGACCCCGCCAACGAGCATGGGGCGCTGACCCCGCCCGTCCACCTGACCTCGACCTTCGCCTTCGACAGCGCCGAGGCCGGCGGCGAGATGTTCGCCGGGACGCGGGAGGGACACTTCTATTCGCGCATCTCCAACCCGACGACCGACCTGTTGGAGCGTCGCCTGGCCAGCCTGGAAGGCGGCGAGGCGGCGGTGGCGACGGCCTCGGGCATGGGGGCGATCACCGCGGTGCTGTGGAGCTTCCTGCAGGCCGGGGACGAGGTGATCACCGACCAGACCCTCTACGGCTGCACCTTCGCCTTCATGCGCGACGGCCTGACGCGCTTTGGCGTCACCGTGCGCCAGGTGGACATGACCGATCCGCGCGCCCTGGCGGCGGCGATCTCGGACAAGACCCGGATCGTCTATTTCGAGACGCCCGCCAATCCGAACATGCGCCTCGTCGACATCGCCGCGATCAGCCGGATCGCCCGGGCGGCCGGCGCCAAGGTGGTGGTCGACAACACCTACGCCACGCCAGTCCTGACCCGGCCGCTCGCCCTCGGCGCCGACATCGTCGTCCACTCGGCGACCAAGTACCTGGGCGGCCATGGCGATCTGGTCGGCGGGATCGCCATCGGCGGCGTCGAGGACATGCGCCGCGTGCGCATGGTGGGGGTCAAGGACATGACCGGCGCGGTGATGTCGCCGTTCACCGCCTTCCTGGTGATGCGCGGCCTGAAGACCCTGTCCCTGCGCATGGCGCGCCACGGCGAGAGCGCCTTGGCGGTCGCGCGCTGGCTGGAGACCCATCCGGCGGTGACGGGTGTCTTCTATCCAGGCCTCGCGAGCTTCCCGCAGCACGCCCTGGCCGCGCGGCAGATGGCGCACGGCGGCGGCATGATGGCGTTCGAGCTGAAGGGCGGCCACGCGGCCGGGGTGGCGATGATGAACCGGCTGACCCTGATCCGCCGCGCCGTCTCGTTGGGCGACGCCGAGACCCTGATCCAGCACCCGGCCAGCATGACCCACTCGACCTACACGCCGCAGGAGCGCGCCGAGGCGGGAATCGGCGAGGGGCTGGTGCGGCTGTCGGTCGGTCTGGAGGACGTGGCCGACATCCTGGGCGACCTGGAGACGGCGCTGGAGCCGGAGCGCGTGGCGGCGTCCGCTTAAGGGCGCGACATCGCTCTAGAAACCTTCATTTTGAACAGCCGATTAACCGCGTCGTGCCTTTATCGACGTCATGGCGAAACCTGGCATGGACCCTGACCGGCGAAGCGGCGCGCGGCTGCCGACGAACCGCTCGGGCAAGATCCTGTGCGGGGCCTTCGCCTGGGACTGCGTGATCCGCGATCTCTCGAGCCAGGGCGCCAAGGTCCAGATGCTGGCCAGCGCCGCCCCGCCGACCCAGGCGCAACTGGTCGATCTGGTCGCCGGCCAGGCCCACGACGTGATGGTCGCCTGGCAGAAGGAGCGCGAGGTGGGGATGCGGATCGTGCGGACCTACGACCTGCGTGGTCTTTCTCCGGCGGCGGTGGGCGCGGCCAAGCGGATCTGGCAGGCCTTCCGCGCCGCCCCGCCGGCCCCCTGACAGACCTCCAGATATGACAAAGACCTCGGTTGAGCAGGCCGAGGTCTCGTCAAATCGCGGTGGATCCTGTCGCCGCTTTAAGCGACTTCGGGCCGCTGGGCTTCGTCGGCCATGGCGCGGACCAGGTCGAGCACCTGGCGGCGCACGCGGCCGCGACCGATGCGCGGGAACACCTCGGCCAGTTCCAGGCCTTCCGGCGTGGTCAGGAATTCCTGCACGACCTTTTCGGCGTGCTGGGCGGTAGCGTCGATCTCGGCGCCGCTCATCGGATCGGCCAGGCCTTCGAAGAAGAACGACACCGGGACCTGAAGGGTCTTGGCGATGTCGTACAGCTTGCTGGCGCTGACGCGATTGGCGCCGCGCTCATATTTCTGGACCTGCTGGAAGGTCAGCCCCAGGGAGTCCGCAAGCTGTTCTTGGCTCACGCCCATCAGCTTACGGCGCATCCGCACCCGGCCGCCCACATGCAGGTCGACGGGGTTGGGGCGTCGGCCTTCGGTGTCTTCGCTCATTTGTAAATCCGCCTCCAACGGTTGTCGGGGGAAAATGACACGACCGTGACGTCGGTGGAAGCGAGCGTGGCCAGGCGCGGCGTTAGGTCGCGATGGCGAAGCTTTTTGCGAAACATCCGCAGAATCGCAGGCGGGGCTGGGTTTTTCGCTCTTGATCATCCGGCGTCGGCGCCGCGCCGGGAGCATTCGACCAGTCCGAATTTTCGCGGCGAAAGCCTGGTCCGGAGCCGTTCGGAGCGGCTTGGAATCACCCGATATCGCCCCGCGCCGGCGGGGTGGAGATGCCGAGGTGGAGGCGATCAGGAAGGGCGTGGCCGCCATGGCCGCATCAAAGCCGAACACATTGATCGGCGTCGACCGATGGCCAGCGTCGATCTCACGACCGCGTCGTGGAGGTCACCCACGCCCCGTCACGTCAATTGGTCTTTATCTTCCTTTTCCTTCTTGGCCTGGTCGTGGTGCCATTTGATGGAGAAGAACATGCCAACTCCCAGAACTATGATCTTAAAAGGAAAGAAAATAAAAGGAAACCAATCTACCCAATTCACAATTCTGCTCCCGGATGGCATCGGAAGAATGCTCATCGTTTTGTAAGTACAGGAGTTCTATCAAGTCTGTGCGTTTTGGTGTCCTGGACAAAGTGTCCAGGCGCAACGCTAAGCTTGATGCTGGTTCGAGCGCGGGCCGACGGAAGGGGCGGTGGAGCAGGTGGGCGGCCCAGGGGGCAGCCGATCAACGCGCCAGCGCGCTGATCAAGCCTGTCCGTCGCGGCGCGCTAGGCCGCCTCGGTTTCGGCCTCGTCCTCGCCACCCAGCAGGGCGCTGAGCACCACCGCGAGGCGTTCGGGCTTGATCGGCTTTTCGACGACGTCCTGCATGCCGGCCGCCAGATAGGTCTGGACGTCGAGAGGGTCGGCGTTGGCGGTCAGGGCGACGACCGGGGTCTGGCCGACCCGACCGCCCATCTCGCGGATCGCGCGGGTGGCGGCCACGCCGTCCATGCGCGGCATCTTGATGTCCATCAGGATCAGGTCGAAGCGGCCGCCGCGCGCCATCTCGACGGCTTCCATCCCGTCGACGGCCTGTTCGGAGGTGCAGTCGAACATGTCGCACAGCGCCTCGGCGACCATGCGGTTGGTGGCGTTGTCGTCGACGATCAGGATGTGGGCGGCGCGCGCGGAGACGGTCGGCTCGCTGCCGTGCGCCTCGAGCGTCGTGGCCGGCCGGGCGATCAGCGAGAAGCCGACGGTGACGCCGGCGCCGCGATTGGCCTCGGCGTGCAGCGGCGCGCCCATGGCCCGCATGATGCGCCGGGCCAGGGCCAGGCCCAGGCTGAGGGCGATCTCGCCGCGGTCCTGCAGGTTGGTCTGGCCCATCGGGCCGGAGAGCCGCGCCAGGCGCTCCTCGGCGTCGTGGCCGGCGGTGTTGTCGCGCACCTGACCGTCCAGGCGCACGAGGTCGCCTTCGGGCCGCGCG encodes:
- a CDS encoding helix-turn-helix domain-containing protein, encoding MSEDTEGRRPNPVDLHVGGRVRMRRKLMGVSQEQLADSLGLTFQQVQKYERGANRVSASKLYDIAKTLQVPVSFFFEGLADPMSGAEIDATAQHAEKVVQEFLTTPEGLELAEVFPRIGRGRVRRQVLDLVRAMADEAQRPEVA
- a CDS encoding PilZ domain-containing protein; its protein translation is MDPDRRSGARLPTNRSGKILCGAFAWDCVIRDLSSQGAKVQMLASAAPPTQAQLVDLVAGQAHDVMVAWQKEREVGMRIVRTYDLRGLSPAAVGAAKRIWQAFRAAPPAP
- a CDS encoding NAD(P)/FAD-dependent oxidoreductase translates to MSEFDFDAVVVGAGAVGLACGYALARRGLMVVVLEAEGHIGQGVSSRNSEVIHGGLYYPTGSLKARLCVQGRRLLYAFLDAHGIAYKRCGKLVVATSQEEISRLDAIWDQALANDVEGMERLTGEQARAIEPGLNAHAALLSPESGVFASHDYMLALQGEIEATGGTVVLSTPFEGAEPFAGGGFKVRAGGADPTSLTCRYLVTAPGLSAQDVGGRIEGYPADRIPKAHYGKGVYFRLTGKAPFSRLIYPPPIHGALGTHYRNDLGGQAVFGPDLEYVPAPDYSVDPARAEAFAAYIRKFWPGLPDGALTPDYAGVRPKLHGPDAPQPDFQLRGAEDHGFEGLMTLFGIESPGLTSSLAIGEEVAARLGA
- a CDS encoding methionine gamma-lyase; amino-acid sequence: MRGDQGGFSTRAIHAGYDPANEHGALTPPVHLTSTFAFDSAEAGGEMFAGTREGHFYSRISNPTTDLLERRLASLEGGEAAVATASGMGAITAVLWSFLQAGDEVITDQTLYGCTFAFMRDGLTRFGVTVRQVDMTDPRALAAAISDKTRIVYFETPANPNMRLVDIAAISRIARAAGAKVVVDNTYATPVLTRPLALGADIVVHSATKYLGGHGDLVGGIAIGGVEDMRRVRMVGVKDMTGAVMSPFTAFLVMRGLKTLSLRMARHGESALAVARWLETHPAVTGVFYPGLASFPQHALAARQMAHGGGMMAFELKGGHAAGVAMMNRLTLIRRAVSLGDAETLIQHPASMTHSTYTPQERAEAGIGEGLVRLSVGLEDVADILGDLETALEPERVAASA
- a CDS encoding glycoside hydrolase family 47 protein, whose protein sequence is MTLARLTRRSALASLGAAGLYAPALAAAPAEDWKALAADVRSEFQWAWRGYVAKAWGKDEINPVSGTSRSFFIEGHDLGLSLVEALDTLWIMGLDAEFQAGVDWVKTSLDFDVDGEAQVFETNIRLVGGLIAAHLACGDPVLLAKAKDLADRLLKAFEASPHGLPWRYVNLKTGAVRDPETNLAEIGTYITEFGVLSQLTGEPRYFDIAKRAMKHALDRRSKIGLMAANIDARTGAYTSRSASIDVYADSFYEYLWDAWELFGDQDCKRWAQECTAAQLAHQAKRYDGRLWFPMVDYETGAVVNTAQSELAAYYAGLLGQVGHKKEGDDYLASFTEMQATFGVIPESIDVATRQPRRKHTGLRPEYPDACLNLWLIDRDERYRQLAAIHYRQMKATSRAAFGYTALKDITTKPMTQGDNCPGYWWSEQMKYYYLLFSDTPRIDYAKLQLSTEANVLRGFRKP
- a CDS encoding BrnT family toxin; the protein is MKIEFDEEKRQRTLADRGLDFADATLVFDGPKFTVLDDREDYGEERFLTLGYLGDRLVAIIWTPRGAARRVISMRKCIDRERRKFRRFVGRSG
- a CDS encoding Lrp/AsnC family transcriptional regulator is translated as MDAKDRQIIRELQKDGRLTNQELAERVNLSPSPCLRRVRNLEAEGVIKGYTALVDQKAYGLPITVFVRVRLDRHGQDLIQGFEAAVARIDQILDCFLLAGGDDYLLRVIVDSLEAYEDFMRRKLHAIPGIASIDTSFAYGVVKQTRVFPVTG
- a CDS encoding glycosyltransferase, yielding MSNILHAMLGKGLGGLEQVFLDYQPILEAWAARHGGRCVGVVRQGGKVAAAQGARTPPFATMPAYTDWDPLTVGAARALVRDARPDLILSHGQRPARVFAKVAPAGAVQAICVHKPVFDIRPGVHYLCVGRHLARLAIERGAPADHVHFIPNAVTPPTARAEPFTRAEGPVRIVAAGRLHPKKGFDVLIRAVGKLRAWDLDVVCEIAGEGDERGALEGLIRELDLDPCVKLVGWRQDVADFLATGDLFAFPSHQEGFPLTLLEAMAVGLPVVASEIEGPIEMIKDGVDGRLVPEDDADRLAEALGELIGDRDGARRLGEAARALVLEQYGPDQLARRLEAALDGMLS
- a CDS encoding glycerophosphodiester phosphodiesterase family protein, with protein sequence MRLLSIPIVLALCAAAWPASAAGLRERLYDPGDGVLVVAHRACHRAAPSHGFEHAVPENSLAALERCIALGVDLVEIDVRRTRDGQLVVMHDAKVDRTTNGSGHVAKLTLAQIQALRLKGGEGEAPPTLEAVLTAARGRILVNIDLKGSHAAEAAEITRRVDAADWVLFKAKARFGAPPIADQAPYQDLAFMPMVAAKAAKTPRDLAGITLRQASGARQIPAVETVALKGQGFTAVRDAARAARIRVWINTLANRGWRGVLDQSGDRQALRDPDRAWGRLIAQGASIVQTDHPAVLLDYLERRGLRGHAPTSIAAASAPPSL
- a CDS encoding BrnA antitoxin family protein — encoded protein: MTGNEGNSGGSWADPDDAPEWTDDMFERAEFSIGDRVIRPANGTLTKPGRPKSERPKRQVTLRLDQDVLDKLRESGPGWQSRANEILKKAVGA
- a CDS encoding sensor histidine kinase yields the protein MIDEAPPLSASPSVTTALKHAPLGIAIFDSQMRYLAASRQYLTDQRLPADMPLIGRRHYDAFPEVPQKWRDLHARVLAEGVELHHEGDPYVDRDGRTEWIRWSMAPWRTDTGEIGGLVLYTEVVTANIQARLKLEAAEARYRAVFDQAAMGVARLTPTGAVLEANDAFCALLRRDRDVLVGATLQNLMHPDSVEATLESAAKLLSGEAETCSAERRVLVPGGDLWIHLTASMVKVDGQPAYILAIISDISARKQADDAQGRYQAQLRLLINELNHRVKNTLATVQSMASQTLRNEPDPMVAFEKFEARLLGLSRVHDILTRESWHGAELREVAERALQPFDEAGARVSIEGPPVWMQPGGALTMALTFHELATNALKYGALSSATGRVRLGWTYDPDTRALDVTWREAGGPPVSPPTRKGFGSRLIERSLRGELKGEAAMDYRREGLECRLVARLPEAHEGGMMGQG